From Candidatus Tisiphia endosymbiont of Melanophora roralis, a single genomic window includes:
- the dnaN gene encoding DNA polymerase III subunit beta translates to MNNNNLKIIVETKTLTHALAFANSVVEKRNVIAELSHVKLSSKDGKLELITTNMEIYLSQKVAAQVISEGEIMVSTKTLNDIIRKISDNDVTLSVSNETDQLEILGKNCAFNLLTLHANQFPALDDINVEATLKIPCSDFVKMIDGTLFSVSVDETRYNLNGVYFCVKDEECYMASTDGHRLSVSVVKIANNASEFGVILPKKTLEEIVKILKDPKNIQLETEIFLSVNRIKFVCNDIIMVSKLIDGTFPDYQAFIPAENNYKLTINTKLLADAIDRVATITIDKFQAIKLILSKDLLEITASGEARGVAKECIPCSLDESNLCIFDHEDTLSIGFNPKYLTDALSAVLSATKANQVELHFLNASSPMLLKTLQNPKDVFVIMPVKV, encoded by the coding sequence ATGAATAATAATAACTTAAAAATAATAGTTGAGACAAAAACATTAACTCATGCTTTGGCTTTTGCCAATTCTGTGGTAGAAAAACGTAACGTAATTGCTGAGCTTAGTCATGTTAAATTATCATCTAAGGATGGTAAGCTAGAGCTAATAACTACTAACATGGAAATATATTTAAGCCAAAAAGTAGCAGCTCAAGTAATAAGTGAAGGCGAAATAATGGTATCTACTAAAACATTAAATGACATAATAAGAAAGATATCTGATAATGATGTAACGCTCAGTGTCTCAAATGAAACAGATCAACTTGAAATTCTAGGAAAGAATTGTGCTTTTAACCTACTAACCCTACATGCTAACCAGTTCCCTGCATTAGATGATATTAATGTTGAAGCTACTTTAAAAATACCTTGTAGTGATTTTGTTAAAATGATCGACGGTACTTTGTTTTCGGTATCCGTTGATGAAACTCGTTATAATCTTAATGGTGTTTATTTCTGTGTAAAAGATGAAGAATGTTATATGGCTAGCACCGATGGGCATAGATTATCAGTGTCAGTAGTAAAAATAGCCAATAATGCTAGCGAGTTTGGAGTTATTTTACCTAAAAAGACTCTTGAGGAAATTGTTAAAATATTGAAAGACCCTAAGAATATTCAACTGGAAACTGAAATTTTTCTAAGTGTTAATAGGATTAAATTTGTTTGTAATGATATTATAATGGTATCAAAACTAATTGATGGAACTTTTCCGGATTATCAAGCTTTTATCCCAGCAGAGAACAACTATAAACTTACTATTAATACCAAGTTGCTAGCTGATGCTATAGATAGAGTAGCGACAATAACTATAGACAAATTTCAAGCAATAAAATTGATTTTATCAAAAGACTTGCTTGAAATTACCGCTTCTGGAGAAGCAAGAGGCGTGGCTAAAGAATGCATACCATGTTCTCTAGATGAAAGTAATTTATGCATTTTTGATCATGAAGATACTCTGTCTATAGGTTTTAATCCTAAATATCTTACTGATGCACTAAGTGCTGTGTTAAGTGCTACTAAAGCAAACCAAGTTGAGCTACACTTTTTAAATGCATCATCACCAATGTTATTGAAAACCCTTCAGAATCCTAAAGATGTTTTCGTGATTATGCCAGTTAAGGTTTAA
- the pgeF gene encoding peptidoglycan editing factor PgeF, with translation MDEFIKNKVYYKIFDGSFKQSSHIYSKKNKLGDSSILESVENNRLTVVKYYDAENIVILQQMHGNKVIDADSDVKTDPEGDGAVTTKKNLVLTVQTADCVPILLSSEDGKVIGAAHCGWRGAKAGITNNLVKLMHEKGAKNIKAIICPSIQQYSYEVDQEFYDNFIKQRAENSKFFSASLRTKHYMFDLPAYVELQLQEAGIKDITKMLEDTYTNPEKYPSYRRSCHTGELYNRTILSTIVIKG, from the coding sequence GTGGATGAGTTTATAAAGAATAAAGTTTATTATAAAATTTTTGATGGAAGCTTCAAGCAATCTAGTCATATTTATAGTAAAAAAAATAAGCTGGGTGATTCTAGTATCTTAGAAAGTGTCGAGAATAATCGGCTAACAGTAGTTAAATATTATGATGCCGAGAATATTGTTATCCTACAGCAAATGCATGGTAACAAAGTTATTGATGCTGATAGTGATGTTAAGACTGATCCCGAAGGTGATGGAGCAGTTACTACCAAAAAAAATCTAGTACTAACAGTACAAACTGCTGATTGCGTTCCTATTCTACTTAGTAGCGAAGATGGTAAGGTTATAGGGGCAGCTCATTGTGGTTGGCGTGGAGCTAAAGCTGGTATCACTAATAATTTGGTAAAACTAATGCATGAGAAAGGAGCAAAAAATATTAAAGCTATTATTTGCCCTAGTATTCAACAATATTCTTATGAGGTAGACCAAGAATTTTACGATAATTTTATAAAGCAGCGGGCTGAGAACTCAAAGTTTTTTAGTGCCTCCTTGAGAACAAAGCATTATATGTTCGATTTACCAGCTTATGTAGAACTTCAACTGCAAGAAGCTGGTATTAAAGATATAACAAAGATGCTAGAAGATACATATACTAACCCTGAGAAATATCCAAGTTATCGACGTTCCTGCCATACTGGAGAATTATATAACCGTACCATATTATCCACCATTGTAATTAAAGGATAA
- a CDS encoding glutamine synthetase has protein sequence MTTLQQFIHTLSDHLQKNNALQKIIKKFQTDYSLIACIGVEIEFYLSKNIDPLEFQTLLGIAVKKEKGANQFEVDLPPSTNIIEYIEKISSTKSKIQIIAEKLRGNVNFSAKPFASDYGSSMHFHVNFISPNNLENCILNIDLMGQSICHYMLDTFLIFMPNEDDYLRLDKNFMAPTNVSFGNNNRTVALRIPDLSPKRLEHRIANPLTDPYLAIFTILNSIFLGLKFPDKINNINKIYGNAFDQQYNLVSFPKSLTEALKLFNLEFFIYLNDNRQRELATLESLLEIMKKL, from the coding sequence ATGACCACCCTACAGCAATTTATCCATACACTATCAGATCATTTGCAAAAGAACAATGCTTTACAAAAAATCATTAAGAAATTTCAAACAGACTACTCGCTAATAGCTTGCATCGGAGTAGAAATAGAATTTTATTTAAGCAAAAATATCGATCCTCTCGAATTTCAGACTCTACTTGGAATAGCAGTTAAGAAAGAAAAAGGAGCTAATCAATTTGAGGTAGATTTGCCGCCTTCCACTAACATAATTGAGTATATAGAAAAAATTAGTAGCACTAAGTCTAAAATACAAATTATTGCAGAAAAATTACGGGGTAATGTAAATTTTTCTGCCAAACCATTTGCAAGCGATTATGGTAGTAGTATGCATTTTCATGTAAATTTTATATCCCCAAATAATTTGGAGAATTGTATACTTAATATTGATCTAATGGGTCAAAGTATCTGTCATTATATGCTTGACACTTTCTTGATATTCATGCCAAATGAAGATGATTACCTTCGTTTGGATAAGAATTTTATGGCACCAACTAATGTATCTTTTGGTAATAATAATAGAACTGTTGCACTGCGTATCCCTGACCTCTCTCCTAAAAGACTAGAACATAGAATAGCAAATCCACTAACTGATCCTTATTTAGCAATTTTTACTATTTTAAACTCTATATTTCTAGGTTTAAAATTTCCTGATAAAATAAATAATATCAACAAAATATATGGCAATGCTTTTGATCAACAATATAATTTAGTGTCATTCCCCAAATCATTAACAGAAGCATTAAAGCTATTTAATTTGGAGTTTTTTATATACCTAAATGATAATAGACAAAGAGAACTAGCTACTCTAGAATCACTACTAGAAATAATGAAGAAATTATAG
- a CDS encoding SURF1 family protein: MLQTLKKSTLKIGKRQVQLLPLLLTILAFVILLSLGFWQIARLQEKELFLSSMKNNLNNPPIDIKTLSGNKLYAKIRANGYFLVGKNLHLYGRRSMSTEKDGYYLVTPFQTDDNKIILVVLGWFAGRHKKNIDNIIDNSMEITGVILPGEKTKLFVLDNDVKNNVWFTLDLTQASDVLGLKLEDFYLVMEGNNNRSDILKSLSIENLLNVRNNHLEYAITWFALAISLAVIFVICNLSKRN; the protein is encoded by the coding sequence GTGTTACAAACTTTAAAAAAAAGTACTTTAAAAATCGGTAAGCGCCAAGTGCAATTATTACCTTTATTACTTACTATATTAGCATTTGTAATTCTCTTATCACTTGGGTTTTGGCAAATTGCTAGATTACAGGAAAAAGAACTGTTTTTAAGTTCAATGAAAAATAATCTTAATAATCCGCCAATTGATATAAAAACACTTAGTGGAAATAAATTATATGCTAAAATAAGGGCGAACGGCTATTTTCTAGTGGGTAAGAATTTACATCTTTATGGACGCAGATCAATGTCCACTGAAAAAGATGGTTATTATTTAGTTACCCCATTTCAAACTGATGATAACAAGATAATCTTGGTTGTACTAGGGTGGTTTGCTGGGAGGCATAAAAAAAATATTGATAATATAATAGATAACTCTATGGAAATTACAGGTGTAATTCTTCCCGGTGAAAAAACAAAGCTGTTTGTACTGGATAATGATGTTAAAAACAATGTTTGGTTTACCTTGGATTTAACTCAAGCCTCTGATGTTCTTGGCTTAAAATTAGAAGATTTTTATTTAGTTATGGAGGGTAATAACAATCGATCTGATATTCTTAAAAGTTTGTCGATTGAAAATTTGTTGAATGTCAGAAATAATCATTTAGAATATGCTATAACTTGGTTTGCATTAGCGATTTCGTTAGCAGTAATTTTTGTGATTTGTAATTTGTCTAAAAGAAATTAG
- the bcp gene encoding thioredoxin-dependent thiol peroxidase, which produces MTLKIGDIAPNFTMPIGDNSKINLSDLTGKVVVLYFYPKDDTPGCTIEAGDFNKLKLEFEKMNAVIIGVSKDDLNSHDKFKKKYCLDFDLASDSNSDTCEKYGVWVEKSMFGKKYMGVDRATFLIDKKGKIAYIWSKVQVAGHAEDVLNQVQKII; this is translated from the coding sequence ATGACATTAAAAATAGGCGATATTGCACCAAATTTTACTATGCCAATAGGTGATAATAGTAAAATCAATTTGTCAGATTTAACAGGAAAGGTTGTTGTATTATATTTTTATCCTAAAGATGATACACCAGGTTGTACTATCGAGGCCGGTGACTTTAATAAATTAAAACTAGAATTTGAAAAAATGAATGCTGTCATTATTGGTGTATCAAAGGATGACTTAAATTCTCACGATAAATTCAAGAAAAAATATTGTTTGGATTTTGATCTTGCATCAGATTCTAATTCTGATACTTGTGAAAAATATGGAGTTTGGGTAGAAAAATCAATGTTTGGTAAAAAATATATGGGAGTTGATAGAGCTACTTTCTTAATAGATAAAAAAGGCAAGATAGCTTACATTTGGTCAAAAGTACAAGTGGCTGGACATGCTGAAGACGTATTAAATCAGGTACAGAAAATAATATAA
- a CDS encoding cytochrome c oxidase subunit 3 yields MLHISIKNNDVVSLEEKQHLFHLVDPSPWPILTSFALLLLASGSIMFMHAYRFGEYVFGAGILSVIFCLYSWWSDVIKEGLIGKHHTQPVRIGLRIGMALFILSEIMFFAVFFGSFFKANLFPVGLLDGVWVVKPGVWPPAGIQTFDPFDIPFINTLILLLSGTTVTWAHYALEENNQKDCMTALSFTIILGVFFSLMQAYEYHHAAFGFKDGIYPSNFYLATGFHGVHVIIGTIFLSVCYYRVRRGDFVKGNGHLGFEFAAWYWHFVDVVWLFLFTFVYVLGR; encoded by the coding sequence ATGTTACATATATCTATTAAAAACAATGATGTTGTTTCTTTAGAAGAAAAACAACATCTATTTCATCTTGTTGATCCCAGTCCTTGGCCAATCCTGACTTCATTTGCCTTATTGCTTTTAGCTAGCGGTAGCATAATGTTTATGCATGCATATAGATTTGGTGAATATGTTTTTGGAGCTGGTATTCTTTCAGTGATTTTTTGTTTATATTCATGGTGGAGTGATGTAATTAAAGAGGGATTAATTGGAAAACATCATACGCAGCCAGTAAGAATCGGCTTAAGGATAGGTATGGCACTATTTATTTTGTCAGAAATAATGTTTTTTGCTGTATTTTTTGGATCATTTTTTAAAGCAAACCTTTTCCCTGTAGGACTGCTAGATGGTGTATGGGTGGTAAAGCCTGGTGTATGGCCTCCTGCTGGTATTCAAACATTTGATCCTTTTGACATTCCTTTTATTAACACATTGATTCTTTTGTTGTCCGGTACAACAGTAACTTGGGCACATTATGCTCTTGAGGAAAATAATCAAAAGGATTGTATGACCGCTCTTAGCTTTACCATAATACTTGGTGTATTTTTTAGTTTAATGCAAGCTTATGAATATCATCATGCAGCTTTTGGTTTTAAAGATGGAATCTATCCTTCTAATTTTTACTTAGCAACAGGTTTTCACGGAGTTCACGTAATAATTGGCACTATATTTTTAAGCGTTTGTTATTATAGAGTGCGGCGAGGTGACTTTGTGAAAGGTAATGGTCATTTGGGTTTTGAATTTGCAGCTTGGTACTGGCATTTTGTCGATGTAGTATGGTTGTTTTTGTTCACTTTTGTATATGTTCTTGGAAGATAG
- a CDS encoding patatin-like phospholipase family protein, whose protein sequence is MGDIGGTKLGKIDKIQENRILSISGGGIKGVAELVVLAAIEEYTGKPISKLFNIIAGTSVGGLIATLLTIPKEEGSTEPLFSAKQALELCENTAADIFPQKWYFNGPIGRIFSHKYSQKPLKAMLEKYLDNSTLDEAISRVIIPVFDVGGKNDPNKVFDSHAPNSPLKKEVVLATTAAPTYFKAVVNKEGVGGFGYDAGVPYAFVDGGLSANRPAASALGVLKEGLTIEKQVEMLKHTTICAINFEQTNKEMEIPSKKLDGCIGWGTKGNIVSKITKATESSATNEVRKDLPEAGQFTEILIPIPKECKKLDNVEPNNIAKLKEIGRQYVENNKELLENLCKTLVESVNREESLKAANIDESNVSSALVASDNTDDEGQDNNASSTVSNRVISNECDKQQLLIKDLNDSQYETLQKGLSTLTPRESQLLEMFLQVLDNTQIEALSGRISSIINGNHTDEIPELTNSQNMLLSSFSKMFIPDNDYASLSNTCGQEALAQEVPCDGRGSDFSHAPPEVY, encoded by the coding sequence ATGGGCGACATAGGTGGAACAAAGTTAGGTAAAATAGATAAAATACAAGAAAATAGGATTCTCTCTATCTCAGGTGGTGGAATTAAGGGGGTTGCTGAGTTGGTTGTACTTGCAGCGATTGAGGAATATACAGGCAAACCTATATCTAAATTATTCAATATCATTGCTGGCACTAGCGTTGGGGGATTAATTGCAACTTTATTGACCATCCCTAAAGAAGAGGGATCAACAGAACCGCTTTTTTCAGCAAAACAAGCTTTAGAGCTATGTGAAAATACTGCTGCTGATATTTTCCCACAAAAATGGTATTTTAATGGACCAATCGGTAGGATATTCAGCCATAAATATAGTCAAAAACCTCTTAAAGCAATGTTAGAAAAATATTTGGATAATAGTACATTGGATGAGGCTATAAGTCGCGTTATTATACCTGTTTTCGACGTAGGTGGCAAAAATGATCCTAATAAAGTTTTTGATAGTCATGCCCCTAACAGCCCACTAAAAAAAGAGGTAGTTCTTGCTACTACGGCAGCTCCTACTTATTTTAAAGCTGTTGTTAATAAAGAGGGTGTAGGTGGTTTTGGCTATGATGCTGGAGTACCTTATGCTTTTGTCGATGGAGGCTTAAGTGCTAATCGTCCAGCAGCATCAGCTCTAGGAGTGCTGAAAGAAGGGCTAACTATTGAAAAACAAGTAGAAATGTTAAAACATACGACGATTTGTGCTATCAATTTTGAACAAACTAATAAAGAAATGGAGATACCATCAAAAAAATTGGATGGTTGCATAGGTTGGGGAACTAAAGGAAATATAGTAAGCAAAATTACTAAAGCTACCGAAAGTAGTGCTACAAATGAAGTTAGAAAAGATTTACCAGAAGCTGGTCAATTTACAGAGATATTAATTCCTATACCAAAAGAATGTAAGAAATTGGATAATGTTGAGCCAAATAATATAGCTAAATTAAAAGAAATTGGTAGGCAATATGTAGAAAATAACAAAGAATTACTTGAGAATCTCTGTAAAACATTGGTTGAGAGTGTCAATAGAGAAGAGAGCTTAAAAGCAGCAAACATTGACGAATCTAATGTTTCTAGTGCGTTAGTAGCGAGTGATAATACTGATGATGAAGGACAAGATAATAATGCTTCCAGTACTGTTAGTAATCGTGTAATATCGAATGAATGTGATAAACAACAATTATTGATTAAAGATTTAAATGATAGTCAATATGAAACTCTACAAAAAGGCTTGAGTACTTTAACTCCTAGGGAATCTCAGCTTTTGGAAATGTTCTTACAAGTATTAGATAATACACAAATTGAAGCTCTATCCGGTCGGATTAGCTCAATCATCAACGGTAATCATACGGATGAGATACCTGAGTTAACTAATTCTCAAAATATGCTTCTTAGCTCTTTTAGTAAGATGTTTATACCTGATAATGATTATGCTTCGCTTTCGAATACTTGTGGTCAAGAAGCTTTAGCTCAAGAAGTACCGTGTGATGGAAGAGGCTCAGATTTTTCACACGCTCCTCCTGAAGTGTATTAA
- a CDS encoding MFS transporter, whose translation MSKPKSVFLSAISGNILEYYDFTVYSVFSLVIGHTFFPSSSKFLQILLALGVFAVGFITRPIGGIFFGYVGDKYGRRIALIISMLGMTIPTFTMGLIPSYHDIGVYAPIILIIMRLFQGLCISGEGAGAAIFILEHHQNLRPGFTAGLVHGSNMAGTLIATLVGIIIEQYFYHFDFAWRFAFLLGGAMGLVGFYLRLRVSETPIFKMLAEQKKTLKAPFINVIKTAWKAMFLTFCTGAVASSVVYLVKTYIIVYYHDVMHLDNTIALTYLDNTIALTYMLYANFISMVSMPLFGGLTDIIGKFKTLALVSLAILILALPILLSMSLPFIWQQILALTILGILSGAIAGAAYSFIISLFTPEQKFSGVSFSYNLGIAIFGGTSPLISRWLVEKTGLFYAPAFYIMTTSSIFLVIIYFMRNEIRCLLSRNSFKTRKR comes from the coding sequence ATGAGCAAACCTAAATCCGTTTTTTTATCAGCAATTTCAGGCAATATACTGGAATATTACGATTTCACAGTATATTCAGTATTTTCATTAGTAATTGGTCATACATTTTTTCCTTCAAGCTCAAAATTTTTACAAATATTGTTGGCTCTTGGGGTATTTGCAGTAGGATTCATTACTAGACCAATTGGTGGTATATTTTTTGGTTATGTTGGCGATAAATATGGAAGGCGTATAGCCTTAATTATTTCCATGCTTGGTATGACTATACCAACATTTACTATGGGACTAATTCCTTCTTATCATGACATAGGAGTTTATGCACCGATAATATTAATCATAATGCGTCTTTTTCAAGGCTTATGTATTAGTGGTGAAGGGGCTGGAGCTGCTATTTTTATTCTAGAACATCATCAAAATTTACGACCAGGTTTTACTGCTGGTTTAGTACATGGCTCAAATATGGCTGGTACGTTAATAGCCACCCTTGTAGGAATTATTATTGAACAATATTTTTATCATTTTGATTTTGCTTGGCGTTTTGCATTTTTACTAGGTGGAGCTATGGGGCTTGTCGGTTTCTATTTGCGTCTTCGTGTATCAGAGACTCCAATTTTCAAAATGTTAGCTGAACAAAAGAAAACTTTAAAAGCACCTTTTATCAACGTAATTAAGACAGCTTGGAAAGCGATGTTTTTAACCTTTTGTACAGGTGCAGTTGCTAGTAGCGTCGTCTATTTAGTAAAAACCTATATCATTGTGTATTACCATGATGTTATGCACCTTGATAATACAATTGCTCTTACTTATCTTGATAATACAATTGCTCTTACTTATATGTTGTATGCAAATTTTATATCGATGGTATCTATGCCATTATTTGGTGGATTAACTGATATTATTGGAAAATTTAAGACTTTAGCTTTAGTAAGCTTAGCGATCTTGATATTGGCTTTACCTATTTTGTTATCTATGTCATTACCGTTCATATGGCAACAAATTCTAGCGCTAACTATCTTAGGTATTCTTAGTGGGGCAATAGCTGGGGCAGCCTATAGCTTTATTATATCTTTATTTACTCCTGAACAAAAATTTTCAGGGGTATCCTTTAGTTATAATTTGGGTATTGCTATATTTGGTGGTACTTCTCCTCTTATTTCTCGTTGGCTTGTTGAAAAAACAGGCTTGTTTTATGCCCCTGCCTTTTATATTATGACTACTTCTAGTATATTTTTAGTTATCATTTATTTTATGAGAAATGAAATAAGATGTTTACTTAGCAGGAATTCTTTCAAAACTAGAAAGAGATAA
- the hemF gene encoding oxygen-dependent coproporphyrinogen oxidase: MTSNKEKAVTWFTNLRDQVCTEFEKIELEYSKAKGLAPTRFIRSPWDRKNGGGGVMSVMRGNLFEKVGVNISTVFGELSLEFSKNIPGTENSRQFFATGISIVAHLTSPLVPAVHFNTRYIETANHWFGGGGDLTPFYPNENETTKFHNAFKHACDKHDPNYYPKFTKQCDEYFYLKHRNEPRGVGGIFYDYLNTGNFNNDFSFTKDVGQAFLTVYPEIVRTKMLLPWTNEQKDYQLVRRGRYVEFNLLYDRGTMFGLMTDGNVEAILMSLPPEVRW; this comes from the coding sequence ATGACCAGCAACAAAGAAAAAGCAGTAACATGGTTTACAAATTTACGTGATCAAGTATGTACTGAATTCGAGAAAATTGAACTTGAATATAGTAAGGCGAAAGGTTTAGCTCCTACGAGATTCATACGATCACCATGGGACAGAAAAAATGGTGGTGGTGGCGTAATGTCTGTAATGCGTGGTAACTTATTTGAAAAAGTTGGTGTTAATATTTCTACAGTTTTTGGGGAATTATCTCTAGAATTTAGTAAAAATATACCGGGTACGGAAAATAGTAGGCAATTCTTTGCTACTGGTATTTCTATCGTGGCTCACCTTACTTCTCCATTGGTACCAGCGGTACATTTCAACACCCGCTATATTGAAACTGCTAATCATTGGTTTGGCGGTGGTGGAGACCTAACGCCATTTTACCCTAATGAAAATGAGACAACAAAATTTCATAATGCTTTTAAACATGCTTGTGATAAACATGATCCAAATTATTATCCTAAATTTACAAAACAATGTGATGAGTATTTTTACTTAAAACATAGAAATGAGCCAAGGGGAGTAGGCGGTATATTTTATGATTATTTAAATACTGGAAATTTTAATAATGATTTTTCTTTTACTAAGGACGTAGGACAAGCATTTTTAACAGTATATCCTGAAATTGTTAGAACAAAGATGCTACTGCCTTGGACTAATGAACAAAAGGATTATCAATTAGTACGTCGTGGTAGATATGTTGAATTTAACTTATTATATGATCGTGGGACAATGTTTGGCTTAATGACAGATGGTAACGTTGAAGCAATATTAATGTCTCTGCCCCCAGAGGTACGCTGGTAG
- the grxC gene encoding glutaredoxin 3 — MHKMILYTVIIYTLTYCPYCTKAKKLLNRKNISYKEIIVDNYNDKQRLELQAKANGQRTLPQIFINDKHIGGCDALHKLEEEGKLDELVK, encoded by the coding sequence ATGCACAAAATGATTCTATACACTGTCATAATTTATACATTAACATATTGTCCTTATTGCACTAAGGCAAAAAAACTACTTAATCGAAAAAATATATCTTACAAAGAAATAATCGTAGACAATTATAATGACAAGCAAAGATTAGAGTTGCAAGCTAAAGCTAATGGACAACGTACATTACCACAAATATTTATTAATGATAAGCATATTGGTGGCTGTGACGCTCTTCATAAACTTGAAGAAGAAGGTAAGTTAGATGAATTAGTAAAATAA